In Sebastes umbrosus isolate fSebUmb1 chromosome 15, fSebUmb1.pri, whole genome shotgun sequence, the genomic window CAAAcagagatgtagtggagtagaagtagaattGAAATACtctagtaaagtacaagtacctcaacgCTGTACTGAAGTCCAGTACTTGAGTAGATGTACTTCGTTACAGTGAGTTATCAGTGTGATAGAGGAGCAGTGTTGGTGAATCTGAGGCCTCCGGCGGTGGACGTCTACATTCCTCTGAGTTGATCTGAGCTGATGTGAAGCGTGAAGCTACTTGTTGCTTCTCACATTCTTCCGTTATCGTCTGTTGAAACGAGCTGGACGAACTCCAGACGGACTCTCCCCCCTCCCGCACGCTGAAAATAGACGTTTAACCTCCGCATGTAATCAGGAAGTACGACGAGGACGCCTTTTATCAGCCCTTCACTCTCCCTGTCTGATAAAGAaccaagaataaaaacaagagtTATTGTTTCAACCAGCACTTAATATTCATTCAAGTTAGCTGAACTACAGCAGTAATCAGtcctgaggtcaaaggtcacctgtgtctgatgttttttttttagtttgattcatctgaaaacaacaagaacaaaacGTCCAGTAACTCTTTAATTTAAACGTCACAGgcctcacagtgtgtgtgtgtttggaccaCACCCAGTGTTTAGTCATGCTTAATGTGTTCACTGTgttgacgtttggttcccatgCAGCTGTATGAGACAGTTTGTTCTGTTCTTCTATTGTTGTGAGTTGTAATTAAATACTTAAACatttaaagattaaataaaatgtgatgtCCTTAActtgtttcttttctgtctccACAGATCAAACCTGAAGCTGTCGTCACAGTTTGGATATTAAAACACAAACTTTTTTCATCAGTGGACTTTAACGGATTCTGTCAGTTTTGTgggaagacattttttttgctctattttagttaatttaatttaatacttcCCTCTTTGAATTTGtggatatttgatatttttcttcAGTCTCCTGGCGTCCTTCAGTGGACAGTTTTCGCTCTGAGGGTATATTTGGGTTTTTCTGCGTGTCGCTGCTGGTTCAGGTTTTTGTCTGAATGCCCCAGGATTATCCATCGGCTGCACTTCCTCCCCCGGCGTGCAGGGCGGCAGCAGAGAGCGGCGGCCAGCCGCTGGACAGGCGCAGCGTCGGCATGAGCGACTTCTGGCACAAGATGGGCTGCTGCGTGGTAGCGAAACCACCGccggtaagacacacacacaagttactTTTTGTGGTTTGGTTGCTGATTTGACCACTCACCAGCGGTTACATTAAAACACTTAGAGGCCATATTTAAACCATCTATAGGTCTAAAGGTCATTCAGGGGGCGTGTGCAACTCCACTTTTACTAGTTTAGCGGCGCATCACAAAGTAAGGTGCAAGGagcaaaggggttgtatttagtctcttaattaatcaaaGATGTGTCCGATAACCTGTTTAACTGCTGCACGTTAAATTtattatatgataatattacacagctttgttgaatactcgattctgattggtcaatcacggcgttctatgttctgttatttctttataacagaccgttgctatgtatagcagaccgttgctacgtacagcagaccgttgctactagaacagaccgttgctatgtacaacagaccgttgctacgtatagcagaccaaGCTGATTTACGTACGGGCGTACAGCCGGGCGCTGCCGGAGAGATGGTGCATAACAAGTAGATCCATCAGCTTCAAAACGCCGGCGTTTAGACGGAGAGGGACATTAACTTTGAAGTAGCCTCCGTCTGCACTCACAATGgtttatatttagtttataaTCCAGTTAGCAGCTGttagtagttttagtttgaCCAGGCAGATCATAAATATATAACGTCTGAGCTTCAGTGAGTCTCTCTCCAGTGAGTCGAGAGGAAACAGGTGGCAgaacttcctcttcctgtttcaccgtgacctctgaccaccTGCAGGCCGACGCCCTCCGTCCACATACTGTTACAAACATCAGTTTGTTTAGACGCagtttcctgctgcagtgtttgTAAAGTAAAGTGGTGTTTTAACTAAATCACATCAGGGTGTTTGTTTGGAGGCAGAAatctataatattaatataataaacgAAGGTGTTTTATGGGTCATTCTTTGTGAGTCATCTTAAAGAAATCCTCTGATTGGACGTCACAGAGTCTTTAACCCTGAGTcatggtggtgttgttgtgtaATACAGATGTTACACCACAGCTGGCTGGAAGACTCACAACCACATCATCAACTGGATTTTATCTTTCAGCCTCAAAGtctcttattattatattaacagaTTCATAATGgattatatataacatataatataacaCAACTGATCAGTGACGTCTGTGAGCTCAACAACATAATCAATAAATATCATTAGAGCAACAacaaccatcatttataaatagtaaattaatagttaattaaactaagttaatagttattttactgtcaacaaacaacgaaattatcattaataatgtttactaattattagtaaaaacCCCACAGAAAACGTGGCTTTAGTTTAAACAAacattcctcttcctcctcctcctcttcctcctcttcctcctcatcttcctcctcttcctcctctccctcctctccctcctcttcctcctctccctcctcttcttcctcctcctcctcttcctcctcatcttcctcctcttcctcctctccctcttcctcctcatcctcctcttcctcctcatcttcctcctctccctcctctccctcttcctcctcctcctcctcctctccctcctctccctcctctccctcttccttctctccctcctcttcctcctctccctcctctccctcctcctcctcgtcttcctcctctttctcctcttcctccacctcctcctcttcctcctctcactctccctcctcctcgtcctcctcttcctcctcctcctcctctctacagAGTTTTAATGGCGCTGGTCGTCATCGTCATGGTTACATCACAGCGCTGAATAATCCGGAGGAACGTTATAATCCTCTTAAATCTGATCCAGATTGTTCTGATCGGGGATCAGATTCTGGATCAGCTCTCGGTTCCTCTCAGCAGGATTAACTGGACTCTGGGAGCAGGATGGGCCCTTAATGAGGCGTTCAGGTGCAGGGAGCCGGAACGCACAGGGTCCCTGAACACAGCAGAGTGACCCTGAACAAAATTATGACCTTTTCACAATAATAGTTTCATATTATAGGTAAATAATTCCTTTTAAATTGTCTCACTTGTATTTTCCTTTTCAAGTTAAACTTAGTTTAAGCACATACAATTATTTCAGTATTTTagttttaactttaactttttctttttttatatttaatcgTCTGTTTATCTGTTAAATCACTTCTTAAAACCTCTTCTATTctctttttcatctcttttgttttattgattattttatattgttttattttactgtttctcTTATGTAGCTCCTGTTGCTGAATGTTGTAtaactttaaaactgtttttgccatttttattttgtcttgtaaagcactttgtaaatttgttttgaaaatgctatataaataaagtttattattattattattattattattatattattaataataataataataataataatcacaataatTTTAACAGCGTTAACAGTGAGGTATGACTGGACGTTAAAGGGTGTTAAAGGGTTAACCAGGTTCCTGTTGACGTCATGTGTCTGATTTTATAGAGATGATGTCATGCTGTCTGTATGAGGACGAGTagagacatgaacacacactaactgactaacctgtgtgtgtgtgtgtgtgtgtgtgtgtgtgtgtgggtgtctagaagaagaagaggaggaggattgaTCGCACTATGATCGGAGAGCCGACCAACTTCATTCACCTCACACACATCGGCTCTGGAGAGATGGCCGAGGGGCTGCAGCCGGttagaacacacacacctgttcacctgtctgtctacatGTTCACCTGTCtgaatattattttaacaatagaATGGTGTCTGTTATCTGACTGTAGATCAGCTGTTATACAGTTTTATTAGTGAATCAAAGAAgaagagactgtgtgtgtgtgtgtgtgtgtgaggaagtgACACGCAGCGctgccacttcctgtttctattttagcttctctTTCGTCTCATCTGTTAAAGACAGCATCGAGTTCAGCTGC contains:
- the cdc42se1 gene encoding CDC42 small effector protein 1; the protein is MPQDYPSAALPPPACRAAAESGGQPLDRRSVGMSDFWHKMGCCVVAKPPPKKKRRRIDRTMIGEPTNFIHLTHIGSGEMAEGLQPSGSVQEQMRSKGPSVNGRNSLL